The Fusarium oxysporum f. sp. lycopersici 4287 chromosome 1, whole genome shotgun sequence DNA segment AGCTACTATAGAATTAATCAAGACAACAATCAGTCGCACGCGGTATGAGGAGAAAACATTATCAACCTTGGATTATGGGTTGCCATGCCGCTACTATGAAATCACAGGCTCGATACTGCAACCCTAAAAGCGAAGCTATAAGGTAGTGGTTTAGCTAATAATTTAACACAGCGCAGGAACGATCGCAAGGAGATGTGGGAAAGGCTCATGAGGGGGACATAGTAATTGCGGCTTGACGAAATGTTGCCTCTGGacttgcttctgcttcaaAATGTCCGGTCCGTTTCCGCGACGCCCGTTGTTGGCCAGTGGCCTGTTTAATGATAACCCTTTGCAACCCGTCATCTGGGGCACAGGATGCTTACTTTAGATCTACCTCCGTCGACacctgcatctgcatctgcaccGACGGCCGCGTCTGCGCCTCCGGGTAAGACAGCAGCAAACCGAACGCCATTGGGCTGTCGATTGGTGGACAAGATTTGTGATGCTGCCACAGGAGGCGGAGATCATCAGTTTTACGCTCTGCGATGTTCGTGCTGCAGCTCAAAAGAGGCACCTGATGAAAGAGACTTTTTCCATATTTTACCCTCTGATGGCACACGAAGTCCCTCTTCGGCTCTCAAATGGATTTATGGAAGGATAGTTTGGGGATGGAATCTCGATCGACACGAACAGTCCAATGTCTTGCCTTTCGTGTGATACCTGGAGGAAGGAATCTCAATGTTTCCCCCCTTTCAGTCTCTCTAGTCTGTCCATCCCATCGACTGCACCCTTTTATCAATGTGACAAAAAACTTTCGTTGCTGGAAGAAAATGGAGGGGGGGACCTCCAGGGACGGGCCTAGGATTGCATGAAACAATGCCCGACCTAACAAAGGCTGGTGATAGTAGAACGCCAAACAAACCAAACACCCACCCCACAGTACACCGTCATCCTTCTGATGGACAGAAATACTTCAATAGGTGTCAATGTCATTGGAAATCACTTGAGTAACTACCTGGTATTACATATTTCCGGTTTGGCGAGCATAGCGAATAAAAAATCCATATGAAATTGGGGGCATTCAGTTGATATCAACAGGGTTCAAGAAGCAAAGGATCGCAAAGCCATTGATTGGAAAGCGGGCGCCGGGCACCCACTGCCCAGTGGAACATCATGGGTGGAGGCCATAGCTTGCATCAGGACCCTCAGTGAAGCGCAGTGAAAAAAAACCCATACCCGCAAGATGTTGTAGCTTTGCAGGGCTAGGAGCTTGATTCCCGGGAGATGGTGGGTGGTGATTGGTCCAGCAGCGCATTCCCCCGCTTATTGTATCATGAGAGGAACGCGCTTTCACGATGGCCCAAGGAGCCATGGCTCACCTAGGCCAAACTTTGTCTTTCTTCCCCTTCGAGGCTTAACGGCGATTCTTAACCCCCGTTCTGCAGTATTAAGCAAGCTCCCGAGGACTGAATAGACCAGACAACTTCAAAACCAGATCTATCGATTGTGCTGTCAATTCGAGTCGACTTCTTTCTACCTCACCTCGTCTTGTTCGAGCAGGTACCCACGGTCACGATCACGGTTGGCCCCGTTCTCGGCTACACCTAAGGCGCTCGCACGCTTAGACAAAGTCACCCTTTGACTTCCAGGCGTTAGGATAATTCGATCTCGACCTTATTTTCTGGTTCATGCTTAGAACTTGTATAGCGTCAGCCCGAGAACCCTCGCTGTCGACCCTCAGTCATGTCTCCGAGTCTCGCGGGTCTGTAGTTCTGGCGCCCTTGCCAGACCCCGAGTCTCCCCACTTGTGCTTCTGCTGGAGCTGCCAGCTATCCTGACGTCGGGCCCTGGCCCAAAATCCCACGGTCGACGATACCTGCGAAACATCGATTGCACTATCTATTTCTGGTTTGCACGTCAGTCGCTTTTGAGATAAGATGGACTCCCCGTCCGGCGCCACCCTGGCACCCCCGGCAGTTGCCTCTCTAAGGGCACAACAAACAACTGCTATGGAGAGGTCTTTGAGCCAGGACATCCGGGAAGAGCGCGAGGAGCTCCGAGAAGCTGCTGAACAGACTCTCAATACCATTGTGGACCTCAATCTCGATGGAACAATTAAATGGGTCAGTCCCTCGTGGACTGATGTTGTAGGCACCCAGTTCGAGACAGTCAATGGCCTGCCTATCTCCGACCTGATAGTTAGCGACAACAAGAATGTGTTCACTGAAGTTGTCGAATCCATGAAGAAAGATGATTCTCGGAGCCACCGAGTCCGATTTGCTGTTAATCTTGGACCCCTCTCGAAGCTTTTACCTGTCGACGACCTCGAAAATGACCCCGAGAACGAGCAGTCACATGCTGTGGACCTTGAAGCCCAAGGCATTATGGTATACGACAGTGTCTCGGGTGGAGAGAGCCATGTAAGATTCGTCGATGTTGGCTTTCTGTGCAATACTGATCTCGTCTAGACAATGTGGATGATTCGCCCCTGGATAGCTCCACGAGAAATCAAGATCGACCTTCCCAACGTAATCGTGGACTCGTTAGGCTCAGGTGCTGAAGTTCTGGCGAGCTATCTGACTCAACTTGCTGAGAGCGGGCTTGATGACCCCGAACAACAAGAGCCTCCGCCACCGGTCCTCTGCCGCATTTGCGAACGCCAGATCCCTCGATGGTGGTTTGAGAAACACACCGATTTGTGTTTGCAAGAACATCGGGCCGAGATGGATGTTCAAATGGCACAGGAAAGCCTGACTGAGCATCGGCATTCGATTGTCAAGGTGCTCGACGCATTGGAGGCCCGCAAGAGTAGGTCACTTGCTGGTGATCAGACGCCTGTCCCGGTCGCCGAATACAAAGGTTTGCCAATTGGGCCGCCGCCATCAACCCAGTCGTCACCTGGTAGCTCATTGCCTCGATCGAGGGAACGTTCTGGAGGACTTGGGCATACTAGGGCACGCTCGTTCGCTATTCGACGACCTCAGGCTCGAATTGTCGAGCTGCTCATGGATCTTTGCGATACCGCTATTGAGATTAGCACACCTGCGATAAAGGAGTCCTCAACCCAACAAAGCGGCGATTTTAGAACGCAATCCCCACAATCCGAATCACGAATATCACAGGTTCTGCAATGGCAATCACCAAGCACCAATACTCTGGAGCAGGAACAAGGATTGGCTCTGTTGTGCGCTGATACGGAGAAGGTTGCTAGGAACAAGGTCGACGCTGTCTTTCGTCACAGGAAAATTATCGAGTATGCTGAACGTATTCGTATCGAGCTTGCTTGCCTTGTCCAAGATTGTATCGACGAGGCCCTGAGGAAGGCAGCTCGCATAGCCAACGGCGAATTGACCGACTcgacagaagaagaacggcTCAACTCCGAGTACGAACAATGTGACACATGTGATGAAGGTACtggagaagacgacgatATACCTCCAGAACCCCTTGTCTCTGAgcctcagcatcttctgcaGCGAGGCAGCGAAAGCTTCACGGAGCCCCTGAACAGCCCATCTGCGCTAGCCACTGCCCTACGCCAAATGAACCTGTCTGAAAACAAAGATCGATCAAGACCAACATCCTTTGTGGCCTCTACTAGATCCAGCAGTCCTAAAGAGTGTCCTACGCCCAGATCGCACTTCGGCGGGCAGAGTAGCCTTGGGGTTCAGGCACGAGACACTCGTAGAGACTCGGTCTACCTAGAAGGCGACTTTCTTGATAGCGAGGGCAGCTTTCGATCGTCATCAGTGGCATCTCGTAATGCACCAAGGACCGAATCACCCATATCTGAATTTGGAGACCTCCGTCGCGCCGCGAGCACGAGAAGGCGACACCGAAGGAGTCTGATTTTACCTGGCACTTCTTCCCCTCACCGGCAGGAATCACCCTCGAGACCGGGACAGCCGTCTTCGCCCTTACGCATCAAAGCAAGGGGATTTCCGATGTCCCAAGAAGGTGTCGTGTCTCCAGAGGCGTCACCTATGCTTCCGGGCAGTGACTTTAGTTCACCTGCCACACACAGTCACAGACATCACCGGAGGCAATCTTCAGCAGCCATTTCTGATTTCGTCATGAAGCCTCCGCCATCGCCTCGCCTAGGTGCAAATCAAGCACCCCCACAACCTCGCCCAACCCAGCCATCCATCAAAGATTTTGAGATTATCAAACCTATCAGCAAGGGGGCTTTTGGTAGTGTGTATTtatcaaagaagaagtctaCAGGAGAGTACTTCGCAATCAAAGTACTCAAGAAAGCTGACATGGTCGCCAAGAACCAAGTCGGCAACGTCAAAGCGGAACGAGCTATTATGATGTGGCAGGGGGAAAGCGACTTTGTTGCCAAGCTTTACTGGACTTTTTCGAGCAAAGACTATCTATATCTGGTGATGGAGTATTTGAATGGTGGGGATTGTGCTTCGCTAATCAAAGTTCTGGGTGGTCTCCCTGAAGAATGGGTGAAGAAGTATCTTGGTGAGGTTGTCCTTGGGGTTGAGCATCTTCACAGCCGAGGCATTATTCATCGTGATTTGAAGCCAGACAATCTCCTTATTGACCAGAAAGGCCACCTTAAGCTTACAGATTTTGGCTTGTCTCGCTTGGGATTGGTCGGCCGGCAAAAGCGAGCATTGAATAGTGAAAACTCTGATGGAACGCCAGACCTGCTCAAACAAGGGCCCTTTGCCCGATCTGCCTCTATTGCTTCGTCAAGATCAGCGTCACTTGATCTACACGGACATACCCATTCTCCTGGCCAGACGCCTCAGATGACACCCGAAGTTGGAAGCTTGGCACAACCTTCTTATTTCAGTCTAGGCCAAGAGCCCCGTCGAGTATCAGGCACACACCGAAGTGACAGTGGTGGTAGTGAGACACTTGCCCGTATGGTCACCAACTTTTCCTTGCATGACGCAGAGATAGCATCCCAATCCAACAGCGTCAGGTCACCGCTAGATGAGGAGGCAGTTGCGCAAGGCTCACCCGATCTACCCATGAGTGTTGGTTCGAGAATGAGCATGGATAGCCATGCCAGGAACTCTCTACCACTCTCCAACATGATGCCACCTCCAATGGCGCTTTTCAACCCTGAGGATACAAATAGACGTTTCGTGGGAACACCTGACTACCTCGCCCCCGAAACTATAAAGGGTGACAAACAAGATGAAACCAGCGATTGGTGGTCGGTCGGTTGTATTTTGTTTGAATTCCTCTATGGTATCCCACCGTTTCATGCCGGTGAGGCCGAAGAGGTTTTTGAGAATATCTTAGCAAGGAAGATTCAGTGGCCTGACGAGAATGAATGTGAGCCCATTTCCGAAGAGGCAAAAGATTTGATCAATAAGCTGCTGTGCATGGAGCCTCACCAGCGCCTAGGCTCCAATCGCGATGATAAGTTCGCCTCTGGTGGTGAAGAGATTCGCCATCACCCTTGGTTCCAGGATGTCAATTGGGAAACGCTTTTGGAGGACGAAGCTCAATTTGTCCCACAGCCTGAGAATCCCGAGGATACAGAATACTTCGACGCCAGAGGGGCAGTGTTGCAGTCTTTTGCGGAGGAGATGGAAGATCAGGCGTCTCCTCAGTCCTCCGCAGCTGGTTCTGAGTACGCCGAACGGCCACACGATGCGCTTTCGCGGGTCCGGTCTCAGGTCAACTCTATAAACCGAAAATTGATGCCACTGCATATTCCCCCACATGTCCGCGATTTGAAATCGAGACGTCTGAGCGAGCCGGTGGCGATGGATGACTTCGGCTCATTTTCATTCAAGAACCTACCTGTGTTGGAGAAGGCCAACAAGGACGTGATCCAAAAGTTGCGAGCCGAGGCGCTAGCCACGCAAAGTAAAGGAACATCCGTTAGTCCCGGGGCATCCAGCAATGTTATATCACCAGGGCCGTCGCTCGAAGGCAGCCCTGTCCTATCAAACCCTGTTTCCAGAACTATCTCTAACGCCAAGGCGACAAATCGAGCACAATCGCCGTCTGGATTTGGTCATACAAGTGCGTCTCCCAACCGAGCCTCCCAACCCTCATCACCGTTGTTGGTTTCATTTGTCGCTGGTCAAGGTGCCGATGGACGACGAAAGGCATCAAGTAACTCTTCCAGCCTATCTCACCAATCAACTGCCGCATCTCTGCAGCCAAGCTCGGCATTCGAGATACCCAAGGTGCCCCCAAGCCTGCAAAAGGCCGCCACAACGGTCGCAGCATCGTCTCCAGTCCAGAGTCGCAGTGCAGCGCCACCTCCTTTGTCACTGTCCCCCCAAAAAACTATATCAACACCACGACAGTCTAGCAATTCATCTGCCGGACGTTCGAGATCACTTACTGTGGGCTCTCAATCTCAGGACGGCAGTCCCGTTGCTTCTGACATAATGCACCA contains these protein-coding regions:
- a CDS encoding AGC protein kinase, with amino-acid sequence MDSPSGATLAPPAVASLRAQQTTAMERSLSQDIREEREELREAAEQTLNTIVDLNLDGTIKWVSPSWTDVVGTQFETVNGLPISDLIVSDNKNVFTEVVESMKKDDSRSHRVRFAVNLGPLSKLLPVDDLENDPENEQSHAVDLEAQGIMVYDSVSGGESHTMWMIRPWIAPREIKIDLPNVIVDSLGSGAEVLASYLTQLAESGLDDPEQQEPPPPVLCRICERQIPRWWFEKHTDLCLQEHRAEMDVQMAQESLTEHRHSIVKVLDALEARKSRSLAGDQTPVPVAEYKGLPIGPPPSTQSSPGSSLPRSRERSGGLGHTRARSFAIRRPQARIVELLMDLCDTAIEISTPAIKESSTQQSGDFRTQSPQSESRISQVLQWQSPSTNTLEQEQGLALLCADTEKVARNKVDAVFRHRKIIEYAERIRIELACLVQDCIDEALRKAARIANGELTDSTEEERLNSEYEQCDTCDEGTGEDDDIPPEPLVSEPQHLLQRGSESFTEPLNSPSALATALRQMNLSENKDRSRPTSFVASTRSSSPKECPTPRSHFGGQSSLGVQARDTRRDSVYLEGDFLDSEGSFRSSSVASRNAPRTESPISEFGDLRRAASTRRRHRRSLILPGTSSPHRQESPSRPGQPSSPLRIKARGFPMSQEGVVSPEASPMLPGSDFSSPATHSHRHHRRQSSAAISDFVMKPPPSPRLGANQAPPQPRPTQPSIKDFEIIKPISKGAFGSVYLSKKKSTGEYFAIKVLKKADMVAKNQVGNVKAERAIMMWQGESDFVAKLYWTFSSKDYLYLVMEYLNGGDCASLIKVLGGLPEEWVKKYLGEVVLGVEHLHSRGIIHRDLKPDNLLIDQKGHLKLTDFGLSRLGLVGRQKRALNSENSDGTPDLLKQGPFARSASIASSRSASLDLHGHTHSPGQTPQMTPEVGSLAQPSYFSLGQEPRRVSGTHRSDSGGSETLARMVTNFSLHDAEIASQSNSVRSPLDEEAVAQGSPDLPMSVGSRMSMDSHARNSLPLSNMMPPPMALFNPEDTNRRFVGTPDYLAPETIKGDKQDETSDWWSVGCILFEFLYGIPPFHAGEAEEVFENILARKIQWPDENECEPISEEAKDLINKLLCMEPHQRLGSNRDDKFASGGEEIRHHPWFQDVNWETLLEDEAQFVPQPENPEDTEYFDARGAVLQSFAEEMEDQASPQSSAAGSEYAERPHDALSRVRSQVNSINRKLMPLHIPPHVRDLKSRRLSEPVAMDDFGSFSFKNLPVLEKANKDVIQKLRAEALATQSKGTSVSPGASSNVISPGPSLEGSPVLSNPVSRTISNAKATNRAQSPSGFGHTSASPNRASQPSSPLLVSFVAGQGADGRRKASSNSSSLSHQSTAASLQPSSAFEIPKVPPSLQKAATTVAASSPVQSRSAAPPPLSLSPQKTISTPRQSSNSSAGRSRSLTVGSQSQDGSPVASDIMHHHRNRRSQVFDMSPSSSDNEGEKHNALLRVQRRRQSSRRLSQIAFDGGPTFRPLDVLICEDHPVSRMVMEKLLEKLRCRTISVPNGSEAVRYSMSEIKFDVIFLEYQLPQINGADVARMIRETKNANSHTPIVAITAYLKELQAPHYFDSLIEKPISSSKLTEVLRGLCQWRPESPGQSSSMPRPIPMGIRKANSRLEDSPTSGSSIFASRLGNAMMSSREDSITSSLFGDSESVTTDELPVVVSRKPTNEWDEGGLNITDNNDASEPPRKGVPPLVAQQSAPAHMEHRTRGNDKLRGKREGPEQRTLEGTESADDEDEELGSGREKHHGRNSQQILSKAGLPSSKLGIEMMRANSHDSLTVGSESTPEAVTQVVTTPSKEMETGVLDGEVVAEATARTPPDAGLKGEGVTPKADKDGTDSVDATPRPLTVVKGDGDGGDDEEATPRPIGK